Proteins from a genomic interval of Odontesthes bonariensis isolate fOdoBon6 chromosome 7, fOdoBon6.hap1, whole genome shotgun sequence:
- the LOC142384067 gene encoding protein phosphatase 1 regulatory subunit 12A isoform X3, whose amino-acid sequence MAATDHSRSEAAKQRRQDQLQRWLGSETDRTGPETRGTPVVPATRRAKVRFAQGAVFMAACSAGDREEVAALLRQGADINHANVDGLTALHQACIDENAEMVQFLVESGSDVNRGDNEGWTPLHAAASCGFIQIAKYLIEHGAHVGAVNSEGELPLDVATEDAMERLLKAEIKKQGIDVDKARKEEERIMLQDAMAVLEGGGTLTPHPNTKATALHIAAAKGYIEVLKVLLQCGVDVDSTDTDGWTPLHAAAHWGQEEVCTLLTDNMCDMGAVNIVGQTPLDVADENLADTLEELQKKQNALRSEKEKQTPVIEISPQISIVPVRTRRTSISRMSSKEKIGLHEREKHPPPALQSSPAEDEEEEGQTAQSQAKASSSSSSEEESESESDAESEKAKNREIINNLNNKRNTTSLLSTSMSASTTASQVKKQEPSKPPATEAPGSWRTSLRKAGSSVTLGSAGLSDSSQDTSRPVEPALGMTRSASSPRLSSEADAKEPRLARVPPIPTRRLFSIPDSSPDSSNSWLSRSSSYTRRLHSQSGNELTSSTPFLLHSSSYGKRLDDAAVTSSSTATSSAGLGRLNSVLAQRNPQEQTEKRDQSSWNASNSLSTTTGEQETKQRRKSYLTPVRDEEAEAQRKARSRHARQSRRSTQGVTLTDLQEAEKTIKTMKTDNKGREKTEEEEKEKEKEAKQKKAEEGEVSWRSRIASLQKSDLLGLTQPAGSPRPQTSDRRDVEAITGESETERWARERRERRQARARRKAQRTGESEDVDPNGEEEFSGSGLDPQKDQHTSSRLDTSSNDRTQGGGSESKDFKKLFEELSRENSQLQSQLQDTQRIISQTRLDLEKATQRQERFSDCSALLELERKVLVDLRADNQRLKDENGALIRVISKLSK is encoded by the exons ATGGCGGCCACTGATCATTCCCGGTCCGAAGCTGCCAAACAGCGAAGGCAGGATCAGCTCCAGCGATGGCTGGGCTCAGAAACGGACCGAACGGGACCGGAAACACGGGGAACTCCGGTGGTTCCTGCGACGCGGCGGGCAAAAGTACGGTTCGCCCAAGGAGCTGTGTTTATGGCCGCCTGCTCCGCCGGAGACCGGGAGGAGGTGGCAGCGCTGCTCCGGCAGGGAGCTGACATCAACCACGCCAACGTTGACGGCCTGACAGCCCTTCACCAG GCCTGCATCGATGAAAATGCCGAGATGGTGCAGTTTCTGGTGGAGAGCGGGAGCGACGTCAACAGAGGGGACAACGAGGGCTGGACTCCTCTGCACGCGGCGGCCTCCTGTGGCTTCATCCAGATTGCTAA gtACCTGATAGAACACGGCGCGCACGTTGGGGCAGTAAATAGCGAAGGGGAGCTTCCTCTGGATGTTGCCACAGAGGACGCTATGGAGAGGCTGCTCAAAGCTGAAATCAAAAAGCAAG GAATAGACGTGGACAAGGCCcgaaaggaggaggagaggataaTGCTCCAGGATGCCATGGCAGTGCTGGAAGGAGGTGGCACTCTCACACCTCACCCAAACACCAAGGCGACGGCTCTGCACATCGCCGCTGCCAAAGGCTACATCGAAGTCTTAAA GGTACTTTTACAGTGTGGAGTGGATGTGGACAGCACGGACACGGACGGGTGGACGCCTCTGCATGCAGCAGCTCACTGGGGGCAGGAGGAGGTGTGCACCCTGCTGACTGACAACATGTGCGACATGGGCGCTGTGAACATCGTG GGACAAACGCCTCTAGATGTTGCAGATGAGAACCTCGCGGACACTCTGGAGGAGCTACAGAAGAAACAGAACGCT TTACGCAGCgagaaagagaaacagacaCCTGTTATTGAGATAAGTCCGCAAATCTCCATAGTACCAGTTCGCACTCGCAG GACCTCTATCTCCCGTATGAGCAGTAAAGAGAAGATCGGCCTTCACGAGCGGGAGAAGCACCCGCCTCCCGCCCTGCAGAGCAGTCCAGctgaggacgaggaggaggaaggcCAGACGGCGCAGAGCCAGGCGAAAGCGTCCAGCAGCTCCAGCTCAGAGGAAGAGAGTGAGTCTGAGAGCGACGCAGAGTCAG AGAAAGCGAAAAACAGAGAAATCATCAACAACTTAAACAACAAGCGAAACACCACCAGCCTGCTTTCTACCTCCATGTCAGCAAGTACCACTGCGAGCCAAGTGAAAAAG CAGGAACCAAGCAAGCCCCCAGCCACCGAAGCCCCGGGCTCATGGAGAACATCTCTGAGGAAGGCGGGCAGCTCTGTGACTCTGGGCTCGGCCGGGCTCTCTGACTCCAGCCAGGACACCAGCAGGCCCGTGGAACCTGCCCTGGGGATGACCCGCTCTGCCTCCAGTCCCCGCCTCAGCTCCGAGGCCGACGCCAAG GAGCCAAGGCTCGCTCGAGTGCCGCCAATTCCAACACGGAGACTCTTCAGTATTCCAGATAGCAGCCCTGATAGCTCCAACAG TTGGCTAAGCCGTAGCTCCTCTTACACCCGACGCCTTCATAGTCAGTCAGGAAATGAGCTCACTAGTTCCACCCCGTTTTTGCTTCACAG CTCATCTTATGGAAAGAGACTGGATGACGCCGCCGTGACCTCATCAAGTACAGCAACAAGTTCAGCTGGACTCGGCCGCCTTAATAGTGTCTTAGCTCAGAG AAATCCTcaggaacagacagaaaagagggatcAGTCGTCCTGGAACGCCTCCAACTCTCTGAGCACAACTACAGGTGAACAAGAGACCAAGCAGAGGCGCAA GTCCTATCTGACGCCTGTGCGGGATGAGGAGGCGGAGGCGCAGAGGAAAGCTCGCTCCAGACACGCACGGCAATCCCGCCGCTCCACTCAG GGGGTGACACTGACAGATCTGCAGGAGGCGGAAAAGACCATTAAAACCATGAAGACGGACAACAAAGGGAGAGAGAAgacagaggaagaagagaaggagaaagagaaggaagCTAAACAGAAGAAGGCAGAAGAGGGG GAAGTGAGCTGGAGGTCTCGTATTGCCAGTCTGCAGAAGTCGGACCTGCTGGGCCTCACGCAGCCTGCTGGCTCTCCGAGGCCTCAGACCTCTGACAGGCGAG ATGTGGAGGCCATCACAGGAGAGAGTGAGACGGAGCGATGGGCCAGGGAgcgcagggagaggagacaggcTCGTGCCAGGAGGAAGGCACAGAGGACCGGGGAG AGTGAAGACGTTGATCCCAACGGAGAGGAAGAGTTCTCAGGGAGTGGGCTGGAtccacag AAAGACCAACACACAAGTTCCAG GTTGGACACATCTTCTAACGACCGCACCCAGGGAGGAGGATCTGAGtctaaagattttaaaaag ttgtTTGAGGAGTTGTCCAGAGAAAACAGCCAGCTCCAGTCGCAGCTGCAGGATACTCAGAGGATCATCAGTCAGACCAGGTTGGACCTGGAGAAGGCCACACAG AGACAGGAACGTTTCAGTGACTGTTCAGCCCTGCTGGAGCTGGAGAGAAAG GTTCTGGTTGACCTGAGAGCAGACAACCAGCGTCTTAAAGATGAAAATGGAGCACTGATCCGTGTCATCAGCAAACTCTCAAAATAG
- the LOC142384067 gene encoding protein phosphatase 1 regulatory subunit 12A isoform X1 produces MAATDHSRSEAAKQRRQDQLQRWLGSETDRTGPETRGTPVVPATRRAKVRFAQGAVFMAACSAGDREEVAALLRQGADINHANVDGLTALHQACIDENAEMVQFLVESGSDVNRGDNEGWTPLHAAASCGFIQIAKYLIEHGAHVGAVNSEGELPLDVATEDAMERLLKAEIKKQGIDVDKARKEEERIMLQDAMAVLEGGGTLTPHPNTKATALHIAAAKGYIEVLKVLLQCGVDVDSTDTDGWTPLHAAAHWGQEEVCTLLTDNMCDMGAVNIVGQTPLDVADENLADTLEELQKKQNALRSEKEKQTPVIEISPQISIVPVRTRRTSISRMSSKEKIGLHEREKHPPPALQSSPAEDEEEEGQTAQSQAKASSSSSSEEESESESDAESEKAKNREIINNLNNKRNTTSLLSTSMSASTTASQVKKQEPSKPPATEAPGSWRTSLRKAGSSVTLGSAGLSDSSQDTSRPVEPALGMTRSASSPRLSSEADAKEPRLARVPPIPTRRLFSIPDSSPDSSNSWLSRSSSYTRRLHSQSGNELTSSTPFLLHSSSYGKRLDDAAVTSSSTATSSAGLGRLNSVLAQRNPQEQTEKRDQSSWNASNSLSTTTGEQETKQRRKSYLTPVRDEEAEAQRKARSRHARQSRRSTQGVTLTDLQEAEKTIKTMKTDNKGREKTEEEEKEKEKEAKQKKAEEGEVSWRSRIASLQKSDLLGLTQPAGSPRPQTSDRRDVEAITGESETERWARERRERRQARARRKAQRTGESEDVDPNGEEEFSGSGLDPQKDQHTSSRLDTSSNDRTQGGGSESKDFKKLFEELSRENSQLQSQLQDTQRIISQTRLDLEKATQRQERFSDCSALLELERKDRRMLERRMAELEEELKVLVDLRADNQRLKDENGALIRVISKLSK; encoded by the exons ATGGCGGCCACTGATCATTCCCGGTCCGAAGCTGCCAAACAGCGAAGGCAGGATCAGCTCCAGCGATGGCTGGGCTCAGAAACGGACCGAACGGGACCGGAAACACGGGGAACTCCGGTGGTTCCTGCGACGCGGCGGGCAAAAGTACGGTTCGCCCAAGGAGCTGTGTTTATGGCCGCCTGCTCCGCCGGAGACCGGGAGGAGGTGGCAGCGCTGCTCCGGCAGGGAGCTGACATCAACCACGCCAACGTTGACGGCCTGACAGCCCTTCACCAG GCCTGCATCGATGAAAATGCCGAGATGGTGCAGTTTCTGGTGGAGAGCGGGAGCGACGTCAACAGAGGGGACAACGAGGGCTGGACTCCTCTGCACGCGGCGGCCTCCTGTGGCTTCATCCAGATTGCTAA gtACCTGATAGAACACGGCGCGCACGTTGGGGCAGTAAATAGCGAAGGGGAGCTTCCTCTGGATGTTGCCACAGAGGACGCTATGGAGAGGCTGCTCAAAGCTGAAATCAAAAAGCAAG GAATAGACGTGGACAAGGCCcgaaaggaggaggagaggataaTGCTCCAGGATGCCATGGCAGTGCTGGAAGGAGGTGGCACTCTCACACCTCACCCAAACACCAAGGCGACGGCTCTGCACATCGCCGCTGCCAAAGGCTACATCGAAGTCTTAAA GGTACTTTTACAGTGTGGAGTGGATGTGGACAGCACGGACACGGACGGGTGGACGCCTCTGCATGCAGCAGCTCACTGGGGGCAGGAGGAGGTGTGCACCCTGCTGACTGACAACATGTGCGACATGGGCGCTGTGAACATCGTG GGACAAACGCCTCTAGATGTTGCAGATGAGAACCTCGCGGACACTCTGGAGGAGCTACAGAAGAAACAGAACGCT TTACGCAGCgagaaagagaaacagacaCCTGTTATTGAGATAAGTCCGCAAATCTCCATAGTACCAGTTCGCACTCGCAG GACCTCTATCTCCCGTATGAGCAGTAAAGAGAAGATCGGCCTTCACGAGCGGGAGAAGCACCCGCCTCCCGCCCTGCAGAGCAGTCCAGctgaggacgaggaggaggaaggcCAGACGGCGCAGAGCCAGGCGAAAGCGTCCAGCAGCTCCAGCTCAGAGGAAGAGAGTGAGTCTGAGAGCGACGCAGAGTCAG AGAAAGCGAAAAACAGAGAAATCATCAACAACTTAAACAACAAGCGAAACACCACCAGCCTGCTTTCTACCTCCATGTCAGCAAGTACCACTGCGAGCCAAGTGAAAAAG CAGGAACCAAGCAAGCCCCCAGCCACCGAAGCCCCGGGCTCATGGAGAACATCTCTGAGGAAGGCGGGCAGCTCTGTGACTCTGGGCTCGGCCGGGCTCTCTGACTCCAGCCAGGACACCAGCAGGCCCGTGGAACCTGCCCTGGGGATGACCCGCTCTGCCTCCAGTCCCCGCCTCAGCTCCGAGGCCGACGCCAAG GAGCCAAGGCTCGCTCGAGTGCCGCCAATTCCAACACGGAGACTCTTCAGTATTCCAGATAGCAGCCCTGATAGCTCCAACAG TTGGCTAAGCCGTAGCTCCTCTTACACCCGACGCCTTCATAGTCAGTCAGGAAATGAGCTCACTAGTTCCACCCCGTTTTTGCTTCACAG CTCATCTTATGGAAAGAGACTGGATGACGCCGCCGTGACCTCATCAAGTACAGCAACAAGTTCAGCTGGACTCGGCCGCCTTAATAGTGTCTTAGCTCAGAG AAATCCTcaggaacagacagaaaagagggatcAGTCGTCCTGGAACGCCTCCAACTCTCTGAGCACAACTACAGGTGAACAAGAGACCAAGCAGAGGCGCAA GTCCTATCTGACGCCTGTGCGGGATGAGGAGGCGGAGGCGCAGAGGAAAGCTCGCTCCAGACACGCACGGCAATCCCGCCGCTCCACTCAG GGGGTGACACTGACAGATCTGCAGGAGGCGGAAAAGACCATTAAAACCATGAAGACGGACAACAAAGGGAGAGAGAAgacagaggaagaagagaaggagaaagagaaggaagCTAAACAGAAGAAGGCAGAAGAGGGG GAAGTGAGCTGGAGGTCTCGTATTGCCAGTCTGCAGAAGTCGGACCTGCTGGGCCTCACGCAGCCTGCTGGCTCTCCGAGGCCTCAGACCTCTGACAGGCGAG ATGTGGAGGCCATCACAGGAGAGAGTGAGACGGAGCGATGGGCCAGGGAgcgcagggagaggagacaggcTCGTGCCAGGAGGAAGGCACAGAGGACCGGGGAG AGTGAAGACGTTGATCCCAACGGAGAGGAAGAGTTCTCAGGGAGTGGGCTGGAtccacag AAAGACCAACACACAAGTTCCAG GTTGGACACATCTTCTAACGACCGCACCCAGGGAGGAGGATCTGAGtctaaagattttaaaaag ttgtTTGAGGAGTTGTCCAGAGAAAACAGCCAGCTCCAGTCGCAGCTGCAGGATACTCAGAGGATCATCAGTCAGACCAGGTTGGACCTGGAGAAGGCCACACAG AGACAGGAACGTTTCAGTGACTGTTCAGCCCTGCTGGAGCTGGAGAGAAAG GACCGAAGGATGTTGGAGCGGCGCATGgcagagctggaggaggagctAAAG GTTCTGGTTGACCTGAGAGCAGACAACCAGCGTCTTAAAGATGAAAATGGAGCACTGATCCGTGTCATCAGCAAACTCTCAAAATAG
- the LOC142384067 gene encoding protein phosphatase 1 regulatory subunit 12A isoform X4, giving the protein MAATDHSRSEAAKQRRQDQLQRWLGSETDRTGPETRGTPVVPATRRAKVRFAQGAVFMAACSAGDREEVAALLRQGADINHANVDGLTALHQACIDENAEMVQFLVESGSDVNRGDNEGWTPLHAAASCGFIQIAKYLIEHGAHVGAVNSEGELPLDVATEDAMERLLKAEIKKQGIDVDKARKEEERIMLQDAMAVLEGGGTLTPHPNTKATALHIAAAKGYIEVLKVLLQCGVDVDSTDTDGWTPLHAAAHWGQEEVCTLLTDNMCDMGAVNIVGQTPLDVADENLADTLEELQKKQNALRSEKEKQTPVIEISPQISIVPVRTRRTSISRMSSKEKIGLHEREKHPPPALQSSPAEDEEEEGQTAQSQAKASSSSSSEEESESESDAESEKAKNREIINNLNNKRNTTSLLSTSMSASTTASQVKKQEPSKPPATEAPGSWRTSLRKAGSSVTLGSAGLSDSSQDTSRPVEPALGMTRSASSPRLSSEADAKEPRLARVPPIPTRRLFSIPDSSPDSSNSSSYGKRLDDAAVTSSSTATSSAGLGRLNSVLAQRNPQEQTEKRDQSSWNASNSLSTTTGEQETKQRRKSYLTPVRDEEAEAQRKARSRHARQSRRSTQGVTLTDLQEAEKTIKTMKTDNKGREKTEEEEKEKEKEAKQKKAEEGEVSWRSRIASLQKSDLLGLTQPAGSPRPQTSDRRDVEAITGESETERWARERRERRQARARRKAQRTGESEDVDPNGEEEFSGSGLDPQKDQHTSSRLDTSSNDRTQGGGSESKDFKKLFEELSRENSQLQSQLQDTQRIISQTRLDLEKATQRQERFSDCSALLELERKDRRMLERRMAELEEELKVLVDLRADNQRLKDENGALIRVISKLSK; this is encoded by the exons ATGGCGGCCACTGATCATTCCCGGTCCGAAGCTGCCAAACAGCGAAGGCAGGATCAGCTCCAGCGATGGCTGGGCTCAGAAACGGACCGAACGGGACCGGAAACACGGGGAACTCCGGTGGTTCCTGCGACGCGGCGGGCAAAAGTACGGTTCGCCCAAGGAGCTGTGTTTATGGCCGCCTGCTCCGCCGGAGACCGGGAGGAGGTGGCAGCGCTGCTCCGGCAGGGAGCTGACATCAACCACGCCAACGTTGACGGCCTGACAGCCCTTCACCAG GCCTGCATCGATGAAAATGCCGAGATGGTGCAGTTTCTGGTGGAGAGCGGGAGCGACGTCAACAGAGGGGACAACGAGGGCTGGACTCCTCTGCACGCGGCGGCCTCCTGTGGCTTCATCCAGATTGCTAA gtACCTGATAGAACACGGCGCGCACGTTGGGGCAGTAAATAGCGAAGGGGAGCTTCCTCTGGATGTTGCCACAGAGGACGCTATGGAGAGGCTGCTCAAAGCTGAAATCAAAAAGCAAG GAATAGACGTGGACAAGGCCcgaaaggaggaggagaggataaTGCTCCAGGATGCCATGGCAGTGCTGGAAGGAGGTGGCACTCTCACACCTCACCCAAACACCAAGGCGACGGCTCTGCACATCGCCGCTGCCAAAGGCTACATCGAAGTCTTAAA GGTACTTTTACAGTGTGGAGTGGATGTGGACAGCACGGACACGGACGGGTGGACGCCTCTGCATGCAGCAGCTCACTGGGGGCAGGAGGAGGTGTGCACCCTGCTGACTGACAACATGTGCGACATGGGCGCTGTGAACATCGTG GGACAAACGCCTCTAGATGTTGCAGATGAGAACCTCGCGGACACTCTGGAGGAGCTACAGAAGAAACAGAACGCT TTACGCAGCgagaaagagaaacagacaCCTGTTATTGAGATAAGTCCGCAAATCTCCATAGTACCAGTTCGCACTCGCAG GACCTCTATCTCCCGTATGAGCAGTAAAGAGAAGATCGGCCTTCACGAGCGGGAGAAGCACCCGCCTCCCGCCCTGCAGAGCAGTCCAGctgaggacgaggaggaggaaggcCAGACGGCGCAGAGCCAGGCGAAAGCGTCCAGCAGCTCCAGCTCAGAGGAAGAGAGTGAGTCTGAGAGCGACGCAGAGTCAG AGAAAGCGAAAAACAGAGAAATCATCAACAACTTAAACAACAAGCGAAACACCACCAGCCTGCTTTCTACCTCCATGTCAGCAAGTACCACTGCGAGCCAAGTGAAAAAG CAGGAACCAAGCAAGCCCCCAGCCACCGAAGCCCCGGGCTCATGGAGAACATCTCTGAGGAAGGCGGGCAGCTCTGTGACTCTGGGCTCGGCCGGGCTCTCTGACTCCAGCCAGGACACCAGCAGGCCCGTGGAACCTGCCCTGGGGATGACCCGCTCTGCCTCCAGTCCCCGCCTCAGCTCCGAGGCCGACGCCAAG GAGCCAAGGCTCGCTCGAGTGCCGCCAATTCCAACACGGAGACTCTTCAGTATTCCAGATAGCAGCCCTGATAGCTCCAACAG CTCATCTTATGGAAAGAGACTGGATGACGCCGCCGTGACCTCATCAAGTACAGCAACAAGTTCAGCTGGACTCGGCCGCCTTAATAGTGTCTTAGCTCAGAG AAATCCTcaggaacagacagaaaagagggatcAGTCGTCCTGGAACGCCTCCAACTCTCTGAGCACAACTACAGGTGAACAAGAGACCAAGCAGAGGCGCAA GTCCTATCTGACGCCTGTGCGGGATGAGGAGGCGGAGGCGCAGAGGAAAGCTCGCTCCAGACACGCACGGCAATCCCGCCGCTCCACTCAG GGGGTGACACTGACAGATCTGCAGGAGGCGGAAAAGACCATTAAAACCATGAAGACGGACAACAAAGGGAGAGAGAAgacagaggaagaagagaaggagaaagagaaggaagCTAAACAGAAGAAGGCAGAAGAGGGG GAAGTGAGCTGGAGGTCTCGTATTGCCAGTCTGCAGAAGTCGGACCTGCTGGGCCTCACGCAGCCTGCTGGCTCTCCGAGGCCTCAGACCTCTGACAGGCGAG ATGTGGAGGCCATCACAGGAGAGAGTGAGACGGAGCGATGGGCCAGGGAgcgcagggagaggagacaggcTCGTGCCAGGAGGAAGGCACAGAGGACCGGGGAG AGTGAAGACGTTGATCCCAACGGAGAGGAAGAGTTCTCAGGGAGTGGGCTGGAtccacag AAAGACCAACACACAAGTTCCAG GTTGGACACATCTTCTAACGACCGCACCCAGGGAGGAGGATCTGAGtctaaagattttaaaaag ttgtTTGAGGAGTTGTCCAGAGAAAACAGCCAGCTCCAGTCGCAGCTGCAGGATACTCAGAGGATCATCAGTCAGACCAGGTTGGACCTGGAGAAGGCCACACAG AGACAGGAACGTTTCAGTGACTGTTCAGCCCTGCTGGAGCTGGAGAGAAAG GACCGAAGGATGTTGGAGCGGCGCATGgcagagctggaggaggagctAAAG GTTCTGGTTGACCTGAGAGCAGACAACCAGCGTCTTAAAGATGAAAATGGAGCACTGATCCGTGTCATCAGCAAACTCTCAAAATAG
- the LOC142384067 gene encoding protein phosphatase 1 regulatory subunit 12A isoform X2 produces the protein MAATDHSRSEAAKQRRQDQLQRWLGSETDRTGPETRGTPVVPATRRAKVRFAQGAVFMAACSAGDREEVAALLRQGADINHANVDGLTALHQACIDENAEMVQFLVESGSDVNRGDNEGWTPLHAAASCGFIQIAKYLIEHGAHVGAVNSEGELPLDVATEDAMERLLKAEIKKQGIDVDKARKEEERIMLQDAMAVLEGGGTLTPHPNTKATALHIAAAKGYIEVLKVLLQCGVDVDSTDTDGWTPLHAAAHWGQEEVCTLLTDNMCDMGAVNIVGQTPLDVADENLADTLEELQKKQNALRSEKEKQTPVIEISPQISIVPVRTRSKEKIGLHEREKHPPPALQSSPAEDEEEEGQTAQSQAKASSSSSSEEESESESDAESEKAKNREIINNLNNKRNTTSLLSTSMSASTTASQVKKQEPSKPPATEAPGSWRTSLRKAGSSVTLGSAGLSDSSQDTSRPVEPALGMTRSASSPRLSSEADAKEPRLARVPPIPTRRLFSIPDSSPDSSNSWLSRSSSYTRRLHSQSGNELTSSTPFLLHSSSYGKRLDDAAVTSSSTATSSAGLGRLNSVLAQRNPQEQTEKRDQSSWNASNSLSTTTGEQETKQRRKSYLTPVRDEEAEAQRKARSRHARQSRRSTQGVTLTDLQEAEKTIKTMKTDNKGREKTEEEEKEKEKEAKQKKAEEGEVSWRSRIASLQKSDLLGLTQPAGSPRPQTSDRRDVEAITGESETERWARERRERRQARARRKAQRTGESEDVDPNGEEEFSGSGLDPQKDQHTSSRLDTSSNDRTQGGGSESKDFKKLFEELSRENSQLQSQLQDTQRIISQTRLDLEKATQRQERFSDCSALLELERKDRRMLERRMAELEEELKVLVDLRADNQRLKDENGALIRVISKLSK, from the exons ATGGCGGCCACTGATCATTCCCGGTCCGAAGCTGCCAAACAGCGAAGGCAGGATCAGCTCCAGCGATGGCTGGGCTCAGAAACGGACCGAACGGGACCGGAAACACGGGGAACTCCGGTGGTTCCTGCGACGCGGCGGGCAAAAGTACGGTTCGCCCAAGGAGCTGTGTTTATGGCCGCCTGCTCCGCCGGAGACCGGGAGGAGGTGGCAGCGCTGCTCCGGCAGGGAGCTGACATCAACCACGCCAACGTTGACGGCCTGACAGCCCTTCACCAG GCCTGCATCGATGAAAATGCCGAGATGGTGCAGTTTCTGGTGGAGAGCGGGAGCGACGTCAACAGAGGGGACAACGAGGGCTGGACTCCTCTGCACGCGGCGGCCTCCTGTGGCTTCATCCAGATTGCTAA gtACCTGATAGAACACGGCGCGCACGTTGGGGCAGTAAATAGCGAAGGGGAGCTTCCTCTGGATGTTGCCACAGAGGACGCTATGGAGAGGCTGCTCAAAGCTGAAATCAAAAAGCAAG GAATAGACGTGGACAAGGCCcgaaaggaggaggagaggataaTGCTCCAGGATGCCATGGCAGTGCTGGAAGGAGGTGGCACTCTCACACCTCACCCAAACACCAAGGCGACGGCTCTGCACATCGCCGCTGCCAAAGGCTACATCGAAGTCTTAAA GGTACTTTTACAGTGTGGAGTGGATGTGGACAGCACGGACACGGACGGGTGGACGCCTCTGCATGCAGCAGCTCACTGGGGGCAGGAGGAGGTGTGCACCCTGCTGACTGACAACATGTGCGACATGGGCGCTGTGAACATCGTG GGACAAACGCCTCTAGATGTTGCAGATGAGAACCTCGCGGACACTCTGGAGGAGCTACAGAAGAAACAGAACGCT TTACGCAGCgagaaagagaaacagacaCCTGTTATTGAGATAAGTCCGCAAATCTCCATAGTACCAGTTCGCACTCGCAG TAAAGAGAAGATCGGCCTTCACGAGCGGGAGAAGCACCCGCCTCCCGCCCTGCAGAGCAGTCCAGctgaggacgaggaggaggaaggcCAGACGGCGCAGAGCCAGGCGAAAGCGTCCAGCAGCTCCAGCTCAGAGGAAGAGAGTGAGTCTGAGAGCGACGCAGAGTCAG AGAAAGCGAAAAACAGAGAAATCATCAACAACTTAAACAACAAGCGAAACACCACCAGCCTGCTTTCTACCTCCATGTCAGCAAGTACCACTGCGAGCCAAGTGAAAAAG CAGGAACCAAGCAAGCCCCCAGCCACCGAAGCCCCGGGCTCATGGAGAACATCTCTGAGGAAGGCGGGCAGCTCTGTGACTCTGGGCTCGGCCGGGCTCTCTGACTCCAGCCAGGACACCAGCAGGCCCGTGGAACCTGCCCTGGGGATGACCCGCTCTGCCTCCAGTCCCCGCCTCAGCTCCGAGGCCGACGCCAAG GAGCCAAGGCTCGCTCGAGTGCCGCCAATTCCAACACGGAGACTCTTCAGTATTCCAGATAGCAGCCCTGATAGCTCCAACAG TTGGCTAAGCCGTAGCTCCTCTTACACCCGACGCCTTCATAGTCAGTCAGGAAATGAGCTCACTAGTTCCACCCCGTTTTTGCTTCACAG CTCATCTTATGGAAAGAGACTGGATGACGCCGCCGTGACCTCATCAAGTACAGCAACAAGTTCAGCTGGACTCGGCCGCCTTAATAGTGTCTTAGCTCAGAG AAATCCTcaggaacagacagaaaagagggatcAGTCGTCCTGGAACGCCTCCAACTCTCTGAGCACAACTACAGGTGAACAAGAGACCAAGCAGAGGCGCAA GTCCTATCTGACGCCTGTGCGGGATGAGGAGGCGGAGGCGCAGAGGAAAGCTCGCTCCAGACACGCACGGCAATCCCGCCGCTCCACTCAG GGGGTGACACTGACAGATCTGCAGGAGGCGGAAAAGACCATTAAAACCATGAAGACGGACAACAAAGGGAGAGAGAAgacagaggaagaagagaaggagaaagagaaggaagCTAAACAGAAGAAGGCAGAAGAGGGG GAAGTGAGCTGGAGGTCTCGTATTGCCAGTCTGCAGAAGTCGGACCTGCTGGGCCTCACGCAGCCTGCTGGCTCTCCGAGGCCTCAGACCTCTGACAGGCGAG ATGTGGAGGCCATCACAGGAGAGAGTGAGACGGAGCGATGGGCCAGGGAgcgcagggagaggagacaggcTCGTGCCAGGAGGAAGGCACAGAGGACCGGGGAG AGTGAAGACGTTGATCCCAACGGAGAGGAAGAGTTCTCAGGGAGTGGGCTGGAtccacag AAAGACCAACACACAAGTTCCAG GTTGGACACATCTTCTAACGACCGCACCCAGGGAGGAGGATCTGAGtctaaagattttaaaaag ttgtTTGAGGAGTTGTCCAGAGAAAACAGCCAGCTCCAGTCGCAGCTGCAGGATACTCAGAGGATCATCAGTCAGACCAGGTTGGACCTGGAGAAGGCCACACAG AGACAGGAACGTTTCAGTGACTGTTCAGCCCTGCTGGAGCTGGAGAGAAAG GACCGAAGGATGTTGGAGCGGCGCATGgcagagctggaggaggagctAAAG GTTCTGGTTGACCTGAGAGCAGACAACCAGCGTCTTAAAGATGAAAATGGAGCACTGATCCGTGTCATCAGCAAACTCTCAAAATAG